GGTTCATCATCCCGAAGACCGAGACCCAGCGGCGCTATATCGACGCCATAAAGCGGTACGATATCGTCTTCGGCATAGGGCCGGCGGGCACGGGAAAGACCTATCTCGCCATGGCCATGGCGATCAGCGCTTTTCTCACCAAACAGGTATCGCGGATCGTGCTCGTCAGGCCCGCGGTCGAGGCCGGCGAGAAGCTCGGCTTCCTGCCCGGCGACATCGCCGAGAAGGTGAGTCCCTACCTCAGGCCCCTGTACGATGCGCTCTTCGATATGATGGAGATCGAGAAGGCGACGAAGCTCATCGAGCGGGGGATCATCGAGATCGCCCCCCTCGCCTTCATGCGGGGGCGCACGCTCAACGACTCGTTCGTCATCCTCGACGAGGCACAGAATACGACGCCCGAACAGATGAAGATGTACCTGACCAGGCTCGGCTTCGGCTCGAAGACGGTCGTCACCGGCGACATTACGCAGATCGACCTGCCGCCGGACAGGACGTCGGGCCTGGTCGAGGCGATACGGATCCTTAGGGATGTGAATGACATAAAGATTGTCCATTTCTCCGAGCGCGACGTGGTGCGGCATCGGCTCGTCCAGGAGATTGTGAAGGCCTATGAGAGATACGAAAAACGGCAGCCCGGCCAAGAGCAGCCCGGCAAAAAAGAGTAAAAGCATCCGGGCGGCGATCAAGGAGTACCGGGAGCAGCACCTGAAGAACCTCTCCCGGGGGTATGTGCTGCTCTTCCTGAGCGTCATCGCCGCGCTCCTGATCCAGAGGAGCGTCGGGTTCGACTATTTCTCGGGGAACGTGCTGCTCGCCGCGGTGCTCCTCCTCATCTTCTACAAGGACATCAAGCGCTATAAGCCCGCGTATCTCAGCGACCAGAAGATGCTGATCCTGCTCGGGCTGCTCGTCACGGGAACGCTCCTCGTCAGCCGGACCTCCGCCTATATTCTTTCAGGGCTGCAGCGGGGGCTCGCTCTCCCGGGCGGCGACGCCTTTGTCTTCGGCGTTCCTATCGCCATGGGCGCCATGCTCGTCACGCTCATCTTCGATTTCCATACCGCCATGATCTTTTCCTTTGTCATCAGCCTGCTCTCGGGCGTATGGATCGACGACCCTCTCTTCACCGTGTATGCGTTCATCGGCAGCCTGACCGCCGCGTTCAGCGTCATCCGCTGCAAAAAGCGTTCGGCGCTCATAAAGGCGGGGCTCTATGTCAGCGCCGCCAACATCGTGACCGCTGCCATTATCCTGCTTTCGGGCGGACATCTCCTTTCCGCCGGTGCGCCGGCAGCCCTGCTCTTCGCTGCGCTGTCGGGCGTCGTTGTCGCGGCTATCGTCACCTTTGTGCTGCCCGCCATCGAGTACTTCTTCGGCGTCACGACGGACATCAGCCTTATCGAGCTGCTCGACATCGAGCAGCCGCTCATGCGCCAGCTCATGATAACGGCGCCGGGCACTTATCACCACAGCATCATCGTCGGCAATCTCGCCGAATCGGCGGCAGAGGCGGTCGGCGCCAATCCGCTGCTCGCGCGGGTGACGGCCTACTATCATGACATCGGCAAGGTCAAGATGCCTGAGTACTTCGTCGAGAACCAGGCGAACTCCCGCAACAAGCACGAGAAACTCACGCCGCACATGAGCAGCCTGATTCTCATCTCCCATGTCAAGGAGGGAGTCGAGCTCGCGAAGCAGTACAAGATGCCGAAGGCGGTCGGGGATATCATTCAGCAGCATCATGGCACGAGCCTGATCGCCTATTTCTACCAGAAGGCGCTCGAGCAGGCGCAGGACAGCCTGCCGCTGCAGGAGGATTACCGGTATCCGGGCCCGAAACCGCAGACCCGCGTGGCGGCCCTCGTCATGATGGCGGATGCCGTCGAAGCGGCATCGCGCTCCCTGACCGAGCCGACGCCGGCGCGCATCTCGGCGCTCGTCGAGAAGATCATCAACAATATCTTTCTCGACGGGCAGATCGACGAGTGCGAGCTGACGCTGAAAGATATCTCGGAGATAAAGCGGCGCTTCACCTATGTCCTGACGAGCATCTTCCACCGGAGGATCGCGTATCCCGAGCTCGATGTGAAGACCGCGCACAAGATGGAGAGGCCTCCTGAAGCGGGTACGGTGAAGCCCCCCGCCGACCGCGTCCCCGCGGCCCCGGCCTCAGAACGTACAGGCACACCACCCAACGGCAATGGAAATAGCGGTAAGGAACCAGCAAAAAACGGTAAGGATATCGCCGCAGAGGATCGCGAAGGTCCTCAGGAGCGCTCTCACCTCCCTGGCGCGTAGAGACCGGGGCCGGTTTCTGGACCGGCGGCTGCGCCGGTATGCCGGAAGGCCTGGCCGCCGCCCCCCGGCAGCGGTGGACCTCTCCTCTCTCGAGATCAGCGTGCTCATGGTGAATGACCCTGCGATGCGCAGGCTGAACCGTACCTATCGCGGCAAGGACAGGACGACCGACGTGCTCTCCTTTCCCCAGATGAGTTACGGCAATGAGCCGCAACCCTCAACGCTCCTCGGCGATATCGTCATCAGCCTCCCCCAGGCGCGGCGGCAGGCGCGGGAGTATGGCGTGTCCCTCTACGAAGAGGTTTCCCGCCTCCTGGTCCATGGCCTGCTGCACCTGCTGGGGTACGATCATGAGCAGAGCCGCTACCAGGCGCGAGTAATGAGCGCCCTCGAGGAAGAGCTCCTCCGCGAGGGGAGAGAGCACCGTTGATAATGAAATCGTGCATGCCGTGTAACCTCGAGCGGTAACCATCCGTTTATGCTCCTGAGAAAATGGATACAGAGCGCCAATAACGCTATCGAGGGGATCCTGCATGCCGCGCGGACCCAGCGCCACGTGCGCTACCATCTCTACTCCGCGTCGGCGATCCTCCTGGTCAGTTATATCCTCGGCCTCGAGCGCGTGGATTTCCTGATCATCTCCGTAGCGGTCATTCTCGTCCTGCTCGCCGAGATGCTCAATACCGCGGTTGAGTACGTGGTGGACATGATATCGCCCGACTACAGCGAAAAGGCGCGGATCGCCAAGGATGTCGCCGCGGGGGCGGTCCTGATCACCGCGTTCGGGGCGATGGTCATCGGGTACATCATCCTCTTCCCGTATATCAACGACGCCTTTCTCCGGGGCGTCCATATCGCCAAGCATTCGAAGCAGGAGATTACCGTCATCGCGGTGATCCTCGTACTGATCCTCGTCATCGTCCTGAAGTCCTATTTCGGCAAGGGACACCCCCTGCGCGGGGGTATGCCGAGCGGCCACTCGGCGATGGCCTTCGCCGTCTGGATGGCGATCACCTACAATACGGAGGACCTCATGGCCTCGCTCCTCTCCTTCGTCCTGGCCGCGCTCATCGCCCACAGCAGGGTATCCGACAAGGCGCACCAGGCCGTCGAGGTGGTGATCGGCGGGCTGCTCGGCGCGGGAATTACCCTCGTACTATTCCTCATCTTCTACTGAACAAGCGACGGAGGCAGAGTCTCTCCGCACACGCGATAGCTGCTAGTCGGCCGGAGGAGGAGAGGCGAGAGGACCGGCGGGGAAAGGAGCCGATTGGCTGCCGTTACCATCGAGGGACGGAGCAGTATGCGGCTCTCCTTCCCGGGGAGCGCTGATGACCTCCTCGTAGGCGGGAATGACGATGCCGCGGCGTACCATGATGGTGTAGATGACCCGGGAGCGGTTGGCGACGTAGCGGGACTCCCCTGTCGGGTTGTATCTCCTCGGGTTCGGCAGCACCGCCGCGAGATGCGCTGCCTCCTCGGGACCGAGGTCGGCAGCGCTCTTGCCGTAATAGTGGCGTGCCGCAGCCTCGATGCCGAAGATCCCCTCTCCCCATTCCGCGACATTGAGATAGAGCTCGAGGATCCTCTTCTTCGAGAGGTTCCGTTCGATGCGCCAGGTGAGGATCGCTTCCTTGATCTTCCTGACCGGATTCTTCGAGGGGGTGAGAAAGAGGTTTTTGGCGAGCTGCTGGCTTATGGTGCTGGCGC
The Nitrospirota bacterium genome window above contains:
- a CDS encoding PhoH family protein, with the protein product MEATTKTIELVLDEEREYPFLHGGLDKVMKIIEDSLGVAVSVRGNKLLIQGEDGRADQAERLIQEIRAVNRSGYTLKPEDVSYAIKSLSEGEELSVKELFATNIPVSSKRRFIIPKTETQRRYIDAIKRYDIVFGIGPAGTGKTYLAMAMAISAFLTKQVSRIVLVRPAVEAGEKLGFLPGDIAEKVSPYLRPLYDALFDMMEIEKATKLIERGIIEIAPLAFMRGRTLNDSFVILDEAQNTTPEQMKMYLTRLGFGSKTVVTGDITQIDLPPDRTSGLVEAIRILRDVNDIKIVHFSERDVVRHRLVQEIVKAYERYEKRQPGQEQPGKKE
- the ybeY gene encoding rRNA maturation RNase YbeY; the protein is MDLSSLEISVLMVNDPAMRRLNRTYRGKDRTTDVLSFPQMSYGNEPQPSTLLGDIVISLPQARRQAREYGVSLYEEVSRLLVHGLLHLLGYDHEQSRYQARVMSALEEELLREGREHR
- a CDS encoding diacylglycerol kinase; translation: MLLRKWIQSANNAIEGILHAARTQRHVRYHLYSASAILLVSYILGLERVDFLIISVAVILVLLAEMLNTAVEYVVDMISPDYSEKARIAKDVAAGAVLITAFGAMVIGYIILFPYINDAFLRGVHIAKHSKQEITVIAVILVLILVIVLKSYFGKGHPLRGGMPSGHSAMAFAVWMAITYNTEDLMASLLSFVLAALIAHSRVSDKAHQAVEVVIGGLLGAGITLVLFLIFY
- a CDS encoding HDIG domain-containing metalloprotein; translated protein: MRDTKNGSPAKSSPAKKSKSIRAAIKEYREQHLKNLSRGYVLLFLSVIAALLIQRSVGFDYFSGNVLLAAVLLLIFYKDIKRYKPAYLSDQKMLILLGLLVTGTLLVSRTSAYILSGLQRGLALPGGDAFVFGVPIAMGAMLVTLIFDFHTAMIFSFVISLLSGVWIDDPLFTVYAFIGSLTAAFSVIRCKKRSALIKAGLYVSAANIVTAAIILLSGGHLLSAGAPAALLFAALSGVVVAAIVTFVLPAIEYFFGVTTDISLIELLDIEQPLMRQLMITAPGTYHHSIIVGNLAESAAEAVGANPLLARVTAYYHDIGKVKMPEYFVENQANSRNKHEKLTPHMSSLILISHVKEGVELAKQYKMPKAVGDIIQQHHGTSLIAYFYQKALEQAQDSLPLQEDYRYPGPKPQTRVAALVMMADAVEAASRSLTEPTPARISALVEKIINNIFLDGQIDECELTLKDISEIKRRFTYVLTSIFHRRIAYPELDVKTAHKMERPPEAGTVKPPADRVPAAPASERTGTPPNGNGNSGKEPAKNGKDIAAEDREGPQERSHLPGA
- the mtgA gene encoding monofunctional biosynthetic peptidoglycan transglycosylase, which encodes MKRVIRRLLIIAAAAVAAGVLSIASSFLFPNVALLAKDTVRKTSFMEYRERQWQQEGKRLRIRQTWVPLSRISPYLVKAVLIAEDDKFWRHEGFDFDAIQKAVEKDLKAKKFKFGASTISQQLAKNLFLTPSKNPVRKIKEAILTWRIERNLSKKRILELYLNVAEWGEGIFGIEAAARHYYGKSAADLGPEEAAHLAAVLPNPRRYNPTGESRYVANRSRVIYTIMVRRGIVIPAYEEVISAPREGEPHTAPSLDGNGSQSAPFPAGPLASPPPAD